Proteins co-encoded in one Kutzneria chonburiensis genomic window:
- a CDS encoding sugar ABC transporter substrate-binding protein, with amino-acid sequence MLSKKSKRILLGMAAAAGAIALAACSGPASSSNSGSAPANGTATGGGPINVAVVTHGSAGDSFWNVVKNGATDAGKQLGVNVTYNSDGDPGAQSKLIDNAVAQHVDGLVVSMANPDALKTSIQAAVKAGIPVITINSGQSQSAAFGALAHVGQDEAIAGQQAGAKLKTAGKTNLLCVIHEAGNVGLAQRCDGAKQGFGKTTNLQVDINNPTDVEAKIKGALQTDPSIDAVLTLNPQIALSAVNAAKETNSKATVATFDLNSDVVSAIKAGQVAFAVDQQQYEQGYLPIVMLKLYHDNANTVGGGQPVLTGPGFVDKSNVDKVAQYAARGTR; translated from the coding sequence ATGTTGTCCAAGAAGTCCAAGAGGATCCTGCTTGGCATGGCGGCGGCGGCCGGCGCGATCGCGCTGGCCGCGTGCAGCGGACCCGCCTCTTCCTCCAACAGCGGGTCGGCGCCGGCGAACGGCACGGCGACCGGCGGCGGTCCGATCAACGTCGCGGTGGTCACCCACGGCTCGGCCGGCGACTCGTTCTGGAACGTGGTGAAGAACGGCGCCACCGACGCCGGCAAGCAGCTGGGCGTCAACGTCACCTACAACTCCGACGGCGATCCTGGGGCGCAGTCGAAGTTGATCGACAACGCGGTCGCTCAGCACGTCGACGGCCTGGTCGTGTCCATGGCCAACCCGGACGCGCTCAAGACGTCCATCCAGGCCGCGGTCAAGGCCGGCATCCCGGTCATCACCATCAACTCCGGCCAGTCGCAGAGCGCCGCCTTCGGCGCGCTCGCGCACGTCGGCCAGGACGAGGCCATCGCCGGCCAGCAGGCCGGGGCCAAGCTCAAGACGGCCGGCAAGACCAACCTGCTGTGCGTGATCCACGAGGCCGGCAACGTCGGCCTTGCCCAGCGCTGCGACGGCGCCAAGCAGGGTTTCGGCAAGACGACCAACCTCCAGGTCGACATCAACAACCCGACCGACGTCGAAGCCAAGATCAAGGGCGCGCTGCAGACCGACCCGTCGATCGACGCGGTGCTCACGCTCAACCCGCAGATCGCGCTGTCCGCGGTGAACGCGGCCAAGGAGACCAACTCCAAGGCCACCGTGGCCACCTTCGACCTCAACTCGGACGTGGTCAGCGCGATCAAGGCCGGCCAGGTCGCCTTCGCGGTCGACCAGCAGCAGTACGAGCAGGGCTACCTGCCGATCGTGATGCTCAAGCTGTACCACGACAACGCGAACACCGTCGGCGGCGGCCAGCCCGTGCTCACCGGCCCCGGCTTCGTCGACAAGTCCAATGTGGACAAGGTGGCGCAGTATGCGGCACGGGGAACCCGATGA
- a CDS encoding ABC transporter permease, translating to MSDFSGTLTADERIASPSLLTRLAIRPEIGALLGALVVFVFFTVITSQFVTPAGISTWLDTSATLGIVAVAVALLMIGGEFDLSAGVMTASTSLVTAMLATKLGVNVWLAIGVSLVFALAVGAFNGWLVMRTKLPSFIVTLGSFFALQGLNLGVTTLVTGTVQVSGIATAPGYASAGYLFASTFSLGTTTFPISIVWWVLVTAIAAWVLARTRFGNWIFAVGGSAPSSRAVGVPVGRSKIVLFMTTAGAAWLVGTINILRFTTVQANQGIGLEFQYIIAAVIGGCLLTGGFGSAVGAAIGALIFGMANQGIVYAHWNSDWFKLFLGIMLLAAVLVNNGFRARAERARR from the coding sequence ATGAGTGATTTCTCGGGCACGCTGACGGCTGACGAGCGCATCGCCAGCCCCAGCCTGCTCACCCGACTGGCCATCCGGCCGGAGATCGGCGCGCTGCTCGGCGCGCTGGTGGTGTTCGTCTTCTTCACGGTGATCACCAGTCAGTTCGTGACACCGGCCGGGATCTCGACGTGGCTGGACACCTCGGCCACGCTCGGGATCGTGGCGGTGGCCGTCGCCCTGCTGATGATCGGCGGCGAGTTCGACCTGTCGGCCGGCGTGATGACCGCGTCGACCTCGCTGGTGACCGCGATGCTGGCGACCAAGCTGGGCGTGAACGTCTGGCTGGCCATCGGCGTCTCGCTGGTGTTCGCGCTGGCCGTCGGCGCGTTCAACGGCTGGCTGGTGATGCGGACGAAGCTGCCCAGCTTCATCGTGACGCTGGGCTCCTTCTTCGCCTTGCAGGGCCTCAACCTCGGCGTGACGACGTTGGTGACCGGCACCGTCCAGGTGTCGGGCATCGCCACCGCGCCGGGCTACGCCTCGGCCGGCTACCTGTTCGCGTCGACGTTCTCCCTGGGCACCACCACGTTCCCCATCTCCATCGTGTGGTGGGTGCTGGTGACGGCGATCGCCGCCTGGGTGCTGGCCAGGACCCGCTTCGGCAACTGGATCTTCGCCGTCGGCGGCTCCGCGCCCAGCTCCCGCGCGGTCGGCGTGCCGGTGGGCCGCAGCAAGATCGTGCTGTTCATGACGACCGCGGGCGCGGCCTGGCTGGTCGGCACGATCAACATCCTGCGGTTCACCACCGTGCAGGCCAACCAGGGCATCGGCCTGGAGTTCCAGTACATCATCGCGGCGGTCATCGGCGGCTGCCTGCTGACCGGCGGCTTCGGCTCGGCGGTCGGCGCCGCGATCGGCGCGCTGATCTTCGGCATGGCCAACCAGGGCATCGTCTACGCGCACTGGAACAGCGACTGGTTCAAGCTGTTCCTCGGCATCATGCTGCTGGCCGCGGTGCTGGTGAACAACGGCTTCCGGGCCAGGGCGGAAAGGGCGCGGCGATGA
- a CDS encoding Cgl0159 family (beta/alpha)8-fold protein, with amino-acid sequence MLTDQQWAGLLHTRATDPQAVAIAYATRRRRPSLLSGKGTLFLVAADHPARGALGVGGDPLAMSDRRELLDRLLTALANPAVDGLLATPDIVEELLLLDALHDKIVIGSMNRGGLAGADWEIEDRFTGYDGQSISDCRLDGGKMLLRIVDSDAGTIPTLQGCADAVTDLAGQGLMAMVEPLPYTRDSAGKLVLQKDAQSLARAITVASALGVTSAYTWLKLPAPSDLKVLDTTTLPVVVLGGVPSGNPADDLAAWGNALAHPVVRGLVVGRALLYPPDGDVAAAVQNAAKVLEALS; translated from the coding sequence TTGTTGACTGACCAGCAGTGGGCCGGCCTGCTGCACACCAGGGCGACCGACCCGCAGGCGGTGGCGATCGCCTACGCCACGCGGCGGCGCCGGCCGTCACTGCTGTCCGGCAAGGGCACGCTGTTCCTGGTCGCCGCCGATCACCCAGCCCGGGGGGCGTTGGGTGTCGGCGGCGATCCGCTGGCCATGTCCGACCGCCGTGAGCTGCTTGACCGGCTGCTCACCGCGCTGGCCAACCCGGCGGTGGACGGCCTGCTGGCCACCCCGGACATCGTCGAGGAGCTGCTGCTGCTCGACGCGCTGCACGACAAGATCGTCATCGGCTCGATGAACCGCGGTGGCCTCGCCGGCGCCGACTGGGAGATCGAGGACCGGTTCACCGGCTACGACGGCCAGTCCATTTCGGACTGTCGGCTGGACGGCGGCAAGATGCTGCTGCGTATCGTGGACTCCGATGCCGGCACCATTCCCACCTTGCAGGGCTGCGCCGACGCCGTGACCGATCTGGCCGGTCAGGGCCTGATGGCCATGGTCGAGCCGCTGCCGTACACCCGTGACTCCGCAGGCAAGTTGGTGCTGCAGAAGGATGCCCAGTCGCTGGCCCGGGCCATCACCGTGGCCTCGGCGTTGGGCGTCACCTCGGCCTACACCTGGCTGAAGCTGCCGGCCCCGTCGGACCTGAAGGTGTTGGACACCACCACGTTGCCGGTCGTCGTGCTCGGCGGAGTGCCGTCCGGCAACCCGGCCGATGACCTCGCCGCCTGGGGAAATGCCTTGGCGCACCCCGTGGTTCGCGGTCTCGTGGTCGGCCGTGCGCTGCTGTACCCGCCCGACGGCGACGTCGCCGCTGCCGTGCAAAACGCCGCGAAGGTTTTGGAGGCGCTGTCGTGA
- a CDS encoding ATP-binding cassette domain-containing protein → MSALLEVRDVGKTYGSVIALRDVSTVVNAGEVTCVLGDNGAGKSTLIKILAGLHQHDAGELLVDGQPVRLSSPREALDRGIATVYQDLAVVPLMSVWRNFFLGSEPTKGFGPFKMLDRKKAKDETRWALADMGIDLRDAEQPVGTLSGGERQCVAIARAVYFGAKVLILDEPTAALGVKQAGVVLKYVAQARDRGLGVVLITHNPHHAYPVGNRFLLLKRGRSLGSFDKKDISLEELTRQMAGGAELEALQHELRGAAQ, encoded by the coding sequence ATGAGCGCACTGCTTGAGGTCCGCGATGTCGGCAAGACGTACGGCAGCGTGATCGCGCTGCGGGACGTGTCCACCGTGGTCAACGCGGGCGAGGTCACCTGCGTGCTGGGCGACAACGGCGCCGGCAAGTCCACGCTGATCAAGATCCTGGCCGGGCTGCACCAGCACGACGCCGGCGAGCTGCTCGTCGACGGCCAGCCGGTGCGGCTGTCCTCGCCCCGCGAGGCACTGGACCGCGGTATCGCGACGGTGTACCAGGATCTGGCTGTCGTGCCGCTGATGTCGGTGTGGCGCAACTTCTTCCTCGGCTCCGAGCCGACGAAGGGGTTCGGTCCGTTCAAGATGCTTGACCGCAAGAAGGCCAAGGACGAGACCCGCTGGGCGTTGGCCGACATGGGCATCGACCTGCGGGACGCGGAGCAGCCGGTGGGCACTTTGTCCGGCGGTGAAAGGCAATGCGTGGCCATCGCCCGGGCCGTGTACTTCGGCGCCAAGGTGCTCATCCTGGACGAGCCGACCGCGGCGCTGGGCGTGAAGCAGGCCGGTGTGGTGCTCAAGTACGTTGCCCAGGCCCGTGATCGTGGCCTCGGCGTCGTGCTGATCACGCACAACCCGCACCACGCCTACCCGGTGGGCAACCGGTTCCTGTTGTTGAAGCGGGGCCGCAGCCTCGGTTCCTTCGACAAGAAGGACATCAGCCTGGAGGAACTGACCAGGCAGATGGCCGGTGGCGCGGAACTGGAGGCGTTGCAGCACGAACTCCGTGGTGCGGCGCAGTGA
- the iolB gene encoding 5-deoxy-glucuronate isomerase — MSLHRPLGTLSDGEDPVRLTPEAAGWTYTGLRVLLLHPGTSRVIETGEFEAFVLPLSGGCVVEVDGRRFELEGRDSVFTRVTDFAYVPRDATVTLSTRDGVEVALPMARCTRRLEPRYGPAEDVPVETRGAGNATRQVTNFGVPGVWDHADKLNACELITPDGNWSSYPPHKHDEASECEVVNEEIYYFRIAGRDGFNTSREGFGLHRTYTADGSVDEDVAIRDGDVFLIPRGYHGPCVAAPGYPMYYLNVLAGPADDRSMAFCDDPAHGWIRDTWASTPLDPRCPVTSAKGRVR, encoded by the coding sequence GTGAGTCTGCACCGTCCACTCGGCACACTTTCCGACGGTGAGGACCCGGTTCGGCTGACGCCCGAGGCCGCCGGTTGGACATACACCGGCCTGCGGGTGCTGCTGTTGCACCCCGGCACCTCCCGTGTCATCGAAACCGGCGAGTTCGAGGCCTTCGTGCTGCCGCTGTCCGGCGGCTGCGTCGTCGAGGTCGACGGCCGGCGCTTCGAGCTGGAAGGCCGGGACTCCGTCTTCACCCGCGTCACCGACTTCGCCTACGTGCCAAGGGATGCCACCGTCACACTGTCCACGCGGGACGGTGTAGAGGTGGCCCTGCCGATGGCCCGCTGCACCCGACGCCTTGAGCCCCGGTACGGGCCGGCCGAGGACGTGCCGGTGGAGACCCGCGGCGCCGGCAACGCGACCCGGCAGGTCACCAACTTCGGCGTGCCCGGCGTGTGGGACCACGCCGACAAGCTCAACGCGTGCGAGCTCATCACGCCCGACGGCAACTGGTCCTCGTACCCGCCGCACAAGCACGACGAGGCAAGCGAGTGCGAGGTCGTCAACGAGGAGATCTACTACTTCCGCATCGCCGGGCGGGACGGGTTCAACACCTCGCGTGAGGGCTTCGGCTTGCACCGCACCTACACCGCCGACGGCTCCGTGGACGAAGACGTCGCCATCCGCGACGGCGACGTGTTCCTGATCCCGCGCGGCTATCACGGCCCGTGCGTGGCTGCCCCGGGCTATCCCATGTACTACCTGAATGTGCTGGCCGGCCCGGCGGATGACCGGTCCATGGCCTTCTGCGACGACCCCGCCCACGGCTGGATCCGCGACACCTGGGCGTCGACGCCGCTGGACCCCCGCTGCCCGGTGACCTCCGCGAAGGGACGTGTCCGATGA
- a CDS encoding LacI family DNA-binding transcriptional regulator yields MEDVAARAGVSRALVSLVMRGSPKVSEQRRSAVLAAAEELGYSPHLMARSLASATSTVLAAMVSDLNNAFFAEVVDGFDAAVTEQGFDLIINTGGRSPTRERRAVDNLLSFRPAGVALLGPVVPASTIAKAAEQSPLVLVSRASRLSTVDTINDDGEVGSGLAVDHLVELGHTHIAHLDGGGGSQASLRRKGYVAAMLRHGLDPLVVSSEYTDTAGARAVRGLIEAGGPLPTAIVAANDYNAVGAISALEDAGLRVPQDISVIGYDNTSLAALRHISLTTVDQPRHEMGRLAAQALIDRVRGRTDAVHQLLHPSLVVRATTAHRGGI; encoded by the coding sequence ATGGAGGACGTGGCGGCGCGAGCCGGGGTGTCGCGCGCGCTGGTCTCGCTGGTCATGCGGGGCTCGCCCAAGGTCAGCGAGCAGCGGCGCAGTGCCGTGCTGGCCGCGGCCGAGGAGCTCGGCTACTCCCCGCACCTGATGGCCCGGTCGCTGGCCAGCGCCACCTCGACCGTGCTGGCCGCGATGGTGTCCGACCTGAACAACGCCTTCTTCGCCGAGGTGGTGGACGGTTTCGACGCCGCCGTCACCGAGCAGGGCTTCGACCTCATCATCAACACCGGCGGCCGCAGCCCGACCCGGGAGCGCCGCGCGGTCGACAACCTGCTGTCCTTCCGGCCGGCCGGCGTCGCGCTGCTCGGCCCGGTGGTGCCGGCGTCGACGATCGCCAAGGCGGCCGAGCAGTCCCCGCTGGTACTGGTCTCCCGCGCGTCGCGTTTGTCCACTGTGGACACCATCAACGACGACGGCGAGGTCGGCTCCGGGTTGGCCGTCGACCATCTGGTCGAGCTCGGCCACACCCACATCGCCCATCTTGACGGCGGCGGCGGATCGCAGGCATCGTTGCGGCGCAAGGGATACGTCGCCGCGATGCTGCGGCACGGGCTGGATCCCCTCGTGGTGTCCAGCGAGTACACCGACACCGCCGGCGCTCGGGCCGTACGCGGGCTGATCGAGGCCGGCGGCCCGCTGCCCACGGCGATCGTGGCGGCCAACGACTACAACGCCGTCGGCGCGATCTCCGCGTTGGAGGACGCCGGACTCCGTGTGCCGCAGGACATCTCGGTGATCGGCTACGACAACACGTCACTGGCCGCGCTGCGGCACATCTCACTGACCACCGTGGACCAGCCCCGCCACGAGATGGGCCGGCTGGCCGCACAGGCCCTGATCGACCGGGTGCGCGGGCGGACCGACGCCGTCCACCAGCTGCTGCACCCGTCCCTGGTGGTCCGCGCGACCACCGCGCACCGAGGAGGAATCTGA
- a CDS encoding CoA-acylating methylmalonate-semialdehyde dehydrogenase, which yields MNVTPHWIDGARTTGSSTRTGDVFRPSTGEVARQVALADQSDVDLAVASAAKAAESWSDSSLSTRSRILFAFRQLVHEHTNELAEIISAEHGKVVSDAAGEVQRGLEVVEFACGIPHLLKGEHSEQVSRGVDAYSVREPLGVVAGITPFNFPVMVPMWMFPVAIAAGNAFVLKPSERDPSASVRLAELFQEAGLPDGVLNVVQGDATAVNALLDHPDVAGVSFVGSTPIAKHVYARGTANGKRVQALGGAKNHMVVLPDADIDVAADAAVSAGYGSAGERCMAISVIVAVDDAADRLVEAIAVRTRQLVTGPGDNTSSQMGPLVTGVHRDKVSSFVDAGVAEGATLVVDGRGYAPAGFENGFWVAPTLFDHVTPEMSIYREEIFGPVLSVVRVETFEDAVRLVNANPYGNGTAVYTGDGLAAREYQRRVHVGMVGINVPIPVPMAYYSFGGWKDSLFGDTHVHGAEGVRFYTRAKAVTARWPRQSGIDLGFPTNG from the coding sequence GTGAACGTGACACCGCACTGGATCGACGGGGCCCGTACCACCGGCTCCTCGACCCGCACCGGTGACGTCTTCCGGCCGAGCACCGGCGAGGTGGCGCGGCAGGTCGCGCTGGCCGACCAGTCCGATGTGGACCTGGCCGTGGCCAGCGCGGCCAAGGCGGCCGAGTCGTGGTCGGACTCCTCGCTGTCCACCCGCAGCCGCATCCTGTTCGCCTTCCGGCAGCTGGTGCACGAGCACACCAACGAACTGGCCGAGATCATCAGCGCCGAGCACGGCAAGGTCGTCTCCGACGCCGCCGGCGAGGTGCAGCGCGGGCTCGAGGTCGTCGAATTCGCCTGCGGCATCCCGCATCTGCTCAAGGGCGAGCACTCCGAGCAGGTGTCCCGCGGTGTGGACGCGTACTCGGTGCGCGAGCCGCTGGGCGTGGTCGCCGGCATCACCCCGTTCAACTTTCCCGTGATGGTCCCGATGTGGATGTTCCCGGTGGCCATCGCCGCCGGAAACGCCTTCGTGCTCAAGCCGTCCGAACGCGACCCGTCGGCGTCGGTGCGGCTGGCCGAGCTGTTCCAGGAAGCCGGTCTGCCCGACGGCGTGCTGAACGTCGTGCAGGGTGACGCCACTGCCGTCAACGCACTGCTCGATCACCCTGATGTGGCCGGGGTTTCCTTCGTCGGCTCCACGCCGATCGCCAAGCATGTCTACGCCCGCGGCACCGCCAACGGCAAGCGGGTGCAGGCGTTGGGCGGGGCCAAGAACCACATGGTCGTGCTGCCCGACGCCGACATCGACGTCGCCGCCGACGCGGCCGTGTCCGCCGGTTACGGCAGCGCCGGCGAGCGCTGCATGGCCATCTCGGTGATCGTCGCCGTCGACGATGCGGCCGACCGCCTGGTCGAGGCCATCGCCGTGCGTACCCGGCAGCTGGTCACCGGCCCCGGCGACAACACCTCGTCACAGATGGGGCCGCTCGTCACGGGCGTGCACCGTGACAAGGTTTCGTCCTTTGTGGACGCCGGCGTGGCCGAAGGCGCAACCCTGGTCGTCGACGGCCGCGGCTACGCCCCCGCCGGCTTCGAGAACGGCTTCTGGGTCGCGCCAACGCTGTTCGACCACGTCACCCCGGAGATGTCGATCTACCGCGAGGAGATCTTCGGCCCGGTGCTGTCGGTCGTGCGGGTCGAGACCTTCGAGGACGCCGTGCGGCTGGTCAACGCCAACCCGTACGGCAACGGCACCGCCGTCTACACCGGCGACGGCCTGGCCGCCCGCGAGTACCAGCGGCGGGTGCACGTCGGCATGGTCGGCATCAACGTGCCCATCCCGGTGCCGATGGCCTACTACTCGTTCGGCGGCTGGAAGGACTCCCTGTTCGGCGACACCCACGTGCACGGGGCCGAGGGCGTCCGCTTCTACACCAGGGCCAAGGCCGTCACCGCCCGCTGGCCCCGCCAGTCCGGCATCGACCTCGGATTTCCCACTAACGGCTGA
- the iolC gene encoding 5-dehydro-2-deoxygluconokinase — protein MSSNVEALTIGRVGVDLYPEQSGVPLADVSTFAKSLGGTATNVAVAAARLGRRTAVLTKVGPDGFGDYVRKALTGFGVSPEFVGTAPDLLTPVVFCELNPPADPPLLFYRLPIAPDLTLTEADVPWDVIEDVPLLWVTGTGVCTEPARSTQRKILERRARRGHTVLDLDYRPMFWSDVDTARAEIGWMLDHVTVAVGNRAEVEVAVGTSDPDEAADRLLARGISLALVKKGADGVLVATPEHRETVTPQRVEVVCGLGAGDAFGGSVINGLLAGWDPVTIARHANAAGAIVASRLACADAMPDAGEIEELLSLVD, from the coding sequence GTGAGCAGCAACGTGGAGGCGCTCACGATCGGCCGGGTCGGGGTCGACCTGTACCCGGAGCAGAGCGGTGTGCCGCTCGCCGACGTGAGCACCTTCGCCAAGTCCCTGGGCGGCACGGCCACCAATGTCGCGGTGGCCGCCGCCCGGCTCGGCCGGCGCACGGCCGTGCTGACCAAGGTCGGTCCGGACGGCTTCGGCGACTACGTGCGCAAGGCGCTGACGGGCTTCGGTGTCTCGCCGGAGTTCGTCGGCACCGCGCCGGATCTGTTGACACCGGTGGTGTTCTGCGAACTGAACCCGCCGGCCGATCCGCCGCTGCTGTTCTACCGGCTGCCGATCGCGCCGGATCTCACGCTGACCGAGGCCGACGTGCCGTGGGACGTCATCGAGGACGTGCCGCTGCTGTGGGTCACCGGCACCGGCGTGTGCACCGAACCGGCTCGCTCCACCCAGCGCAAGATCCTGGAGCGGCGGGCCCGTCGCGGACACACGGTGCTGGACCTGGATTACCGGCCGATGTTCTGGTCCGATGTGGACACCGCGCGGGCCGAGATCGGCTGGATGCTCGATCACGTCACGGTGGCCGTCGGCAACCGGGCCGAGGTCGAGGTGGCGGTGGGCACGTCCGACCCGGACGAGGCCGCCGACCGGCTGCTGGCCAGGGGGATTTCCCTTGCCCTAGTGAAGAAGGGGGCCGACGGCGTGCTCGTCGCCACCCCCGAGCACCGGGAAACCGTGACGCCGCAACGGGTCGAGGTGGTGTGCGGGCTGGGGGCCGGCGACGCGTTCGGCGGTTCGGTGATCAACGGCCTGCTGGCCGGCTGGGACCCGGTGACGATCGCCCGGCACGCCAACGCCGCCGGCGCCATCGTGGCCTCCCGACTGGCCTGCGCCGACGCCATGCCCGACGCGGGCGAGATCGAGGAGTTGCTTTCCCTTGTTGACTGA
- a CDS encoding Gfo/Idh/MocA family oxidoreductase produces the protein MRIGVAGVGRIGAMHAANLASLDQVDEVVLFDPVPGRAASAAAELGNGTSHVDDLDALLAADGVLLATPTNTHPEMLRRSIGAGIPVLCEKPIAGDLATMQALVDEVEQAGANVLVGFQRRFDPAIVELHRRLRAGEVGKVYLVRALGNDAQPPDFGYLPASGGIFRDLFVHDLDAVPWLVGEPVVEVYASGSVLVDQAFADADDVDNAVITLKFAGGAHALIAGGRHDPLGYDHRIEVMGSKDSLTVGLDPRTPLTSLESDGPKVSIDAYPGFPERFRNAYLNEMAVFVDVVAGRADNPSPVRDSLVSLRLAEACEQSRRSGNPVRLLSEVGA, from the coding sequence ATGCGCATCGGAGTTGCCGGCGTCGGGCGAATCGGCGCCATGCACGCCGCCAACCTCGCCTCCCTTGACCAGGTGGACGAGGTCGTGCTGTTCGATCCGGTGCCCGGCCGCGCCGCCAGCGCCGCCGCCGAACTGGGCAACGGCACCAGCCACGTCGACGACCTCGACGCGCTGCTGGCCGCGGACGGCGTCCTGCTGGCCACCCCGACCAACACCCATCCGGAGATGCTGCGCCGCAGCATCGGCGCCGGTATCCCGGTGCTCTGCGAGAAGCCGATCGCCGGCGACCTGGCCACCATGCAGGCCCTGGTCGACGAGGTCGAGCAGGCCGGGGCCAACGTCCTGGTCGGCTTCCAGCGCCGGTTCGACCCGGCCATCGTCGAGTTGCACCGCCGGCTGCGGGCCGGTGAGGTGGGCAAGGTGTACCTGGTGCGGGCCCTGGGCAACGACGCCCAGCCGCCGGACTTCGGCTACCTGCCGGCCTCCGGGGGCATCTTCCGCGATCTTTTCGTGCACGATCTCGACGCCGTGCCGTGGCTGGTCGGCGAGCCGGTGGTCGAGGTCTACGCCTCCGGCTCGGTCCTGGTCGACCAGGCCTTCGCCGACGCCGACGACGTGGACAACGCGGTCATCACCCTCAAGTTCGCCGGTGGCGCGCACGCGCTGATCGCCGGCGGGCGGCACGACCCGCTCGGCTACGACCACCGCATCGAGGTCATGGGCAGCAAGGACTCGCTCACGGTTGGTCTAGACCCTCGCACGCCGCTGACCTCGCTGGAGTCGGACGGGCCCAAGGTGTCCATTGACGCCTACCCCGGATTCCCGGAACGATTCCGCAACGCGTACCTCAACGAGATGGCGGTGTTCGTCGACGTGGTGGCCGGTCGTGCCGACAATCCCTCCCCGGTTCGGGACAGCCTGGTCAGCCTGCGTCTGGCCGAGGCCTGCGAGCAGTCGCGTCGCTCGGGCAACCCGGTCCGGCTGCTCTCGGAGGTGGGCGCGTGA
- a CDS encoding TIM barrel protein has protein sequence MLPVDLVLSQMSELGLTATELGPPAYLPEDPAVLRETLSGHELTLVGGFLAVVLHDAGRTEETLREAEHSAKVLAAGGAEVLVLAAATGLDGYDERPQLTDGEWTTLISTCAAIREVAARHGLSTVLHPHVGTHVERGPEVERFLLDSDLPLCLDTGHLLIGGTDPVELAKRHAARISHVHLKDVRAEIADEVRSGRLGYADAVAQGMYVPLGDGDVAVGAIVRSLHEAGYEGWYVLEQDTALAEDGTEGDSKPLRDTARSIAYLDTVVRDL, from the coding sequence ATGTTGCCCGTCGACCTGGTGTTGTCGCAGATGAGCGAGCTGGGACTGACCGCGACCGAGCTCGGTCCGCCGGCCTATCTGCCCGAGGACCCCGCCGTTCTGCGTGAGACGCTCAGCGGACACGAACTGACTCTGGTCGGCGGATTCCTGGCTGTCGTGCTGCACGACGCCGGCCGTACTGAGGAAACTCTGAGGGAAGCCGAGCACTCCGCGAAGGTGCTCGCCGCCGGCGGCGCCGAGGTCCTGGTGCTCGCCGCGGCAACGGGTCTCGACGGCTACGACGAGCGTCCACAGTTGACCGATGGCGAATGGACCACCCTCATCTCCACCTGTGCCGCGATCAGGGAAGTCGCGGCGCGGCACGGGTTGTCGACGGTGTTGCACCCGCACGTGGGCACGCACGTCGAACGCGGCCCCGAGGTCGAGCGCTTCCTGCTCGACTCGGATCTGCCGCTGTGCCTGGACACCGGGCACCTGCTGATCGGTGGCACCGACCCGGTCGAGCTGGCCAAGCGCCATGCCGCCAGGATCAGCCACGTGCACCTCAAGGATGTCCGGGCCGAGATCGCCGACGAGGTTCGGTCGGGTCGGCTCGGCTACGCCGACGCGGTCGCGCAGGGCATGTACGTGCCGCTGGGCGACGGCGATGTGGCGGTGGGCGCGATCGTGCGCTCGCTCCACGAGGCGGGTTACGAGGGGTGGTACGTCCTCGAGCAGGACACCGCCCTGGCCGAGGATGGCACCGAGGGGGATTCCAAGCCCCTGCGTGACACCGCTCGGAGCATCGCTTACCTCGACACGGTCGTCCGGGACCTGTAG